One part of the Ursus arctos isolate Adak ecotype North America unplaced genomic scaffold, UrsArc2.0 scaffold_16, whole genome shotgun sequence genome encodes these proteins:
- the LOC125281379 gene encoding DENN domain-containing protein 3-like translates to MKPLQIVFPSRVDPESPVIDLDLHLPLLCFRPEKVRQILTCLLMEQRMVFFSSSWALLLLVTECFLAYLHPLQWQHTFVPVLSRQMLDFIMAPTSFLMGCHLDYFEEVSKVRPWPFAVECQILVTPAGTGGEGLPKGPAGRATCPGHRERVGTPVPGARALGSTHAGCCRGSAPSCCSPPGVFEAGGFWAPGPRVTCQSP, encoded by the exons ATGAAGCCACTACAGATCGTGTTTCCCTCCCGCGTGGACCCTGAGAGCCCGGTCATCGACTTGGACCTTCACCTGCCCTTGCTGTGCTTCAGGCCCGAGAAAGTGCGGCAG ATCCTAACGTGCCTCCTCATGGAGCAGCGGATGGTGTTCTTCTCCTCCAGCTGGGCGCTGCTACTGCTGGTCACCGAGTGCTTCCTGGCCTACCTGCACCCCCTGCAGTGGCAGCACACGTTCGTGCCCGTCTTGTCGCGCCAGATGCTAGACTTCATCATGGCACCGACGTCCTTCCTCATGGGCTGCCACCTCGACTACTTTGAAGAAGTCAGCAAGGTTAGGCCTTGGCCATTTGCTGTAGAATGTCAGATCCTTGTGACCCCTGCGGGGACTGGCGGAGAGGGGCTTCCAaagggccctgcagggagggccacgtgccctggccacagggagagggtgggcactcctgtccctggggctcgTGCTCTGGGCTCCACGCACGCGGGGTGCTGTCGCGGGTCTGCACCATCCTGCTGCAGTCCTCCGGGTGTTTTCGAGGCTGGGGGGTTCTGGGCGCCGGGACCCCGTGTCACGTGCCAGTCCCCTTAA